In one Bacteroidales bacterium WCE2004 genomic region, the following are encoded:
- a CDS encoding 5'-nucleotidase /3'-nucleotidase /exopolyphosphatase, giving the protein MRILVTNDDGYEAKGLLTLVGILRKYGEVTVVAPKRPQSGMSMAVTMGFKPIAVRHLPEREGADWWYLDGTPASCIKFGIDNVLAPARPDLVVSGINHGSNAATAAIYSGTIGAAMEGAVNGIPALGVSLDTFNPDADFSGVEAFLPKILDQLLPQMQGRYGLFYNINFPDRPAGEIRGVRLTRMGYAHWEHEYQDYGPFLQKLGRVPSEEDCRYIAHLEPDEELYVMAGDFTDNGGNPADADHLLLDRGYVTITPQNIDNTATAELERLCVTI; this is encoded by the coding sequence ATGAGGATTCTGGTTACCAACGACGATGGATATGAGGCCAAGGGCTTGCTGACGCTGGTCGGCATCCTGCGGAAGTATGGGGAGGTCACGGTGGTTGCGCCGAAGCGGCCGCAAAGCGGGATGTCGATGGCTGTGACGATGGGCTTCAAGCCCATCGCGGTCAGGCACCTGCCGGAGAGGGAAGGGGCGGACTGGTGGTATCTGGACGGCACGCCGGCCAGTTGCATCAAGTTCGGCATCGACAATGTCCTGGCGCCGGCGCGCCCGGACCTCGTGGTGAGCGGAATCAACCACGGCAGCAATGCCGCGACTGCCGCCATCTATTCCGGCACGATCGGTGCCGCGATGGAGGGCGCGGTCAACGGGATTCCCGCCCTGGGCGTGAGCCTGGACACTTTCAACCCGGATGCCGATTTCTCCGGCGTGGAGGCCTTCCTGCCGAAGATCCTGGACCAGCTCCTGCCGCAGATGCAGGGCCGCTACGGCCTTTTCTACAATATCAATTTCCCGGACCGGCCCGCCGGGGAGATCCGCGGGGTCCGGCTGACCCGGATGGGGTATGCCCACTGGGAGCATGAGTATCAGGACTATGGCCCCTTCCTGCAGAAGCTCGGCCGCGTTCCGTCCGAGGAGGACTGCCGCTATATCGCGCACCTGGAGCCGGACGAGGAACTCTATGTGATGGCCGGCGACTTCACGGACAACGGCGGCAATCCCGCCGACGCCGACCACCTGCTGCTTGACCGGGGGTATGTGACCATCACCCCGCAGAATATCGACAACACGGCTACGGCCGAACTTGAGCGCCTATGCGTTACTATCTGA
- a CDS encoding lipid-A-disaccharide synthase has protein sequence MRYYLIAGEASGDLHGSNLIRGLQAEDPAAEFRCRGGDLMQAAGATLAHHYREGAVMGLTDVLAKGGRLLRSLRDCKADILAWKPDVVVLIDYPGFNMKIAKWCHARGIRVFYYIAPKTWASRASRNRKLKAWVDRLFIVFPFEIPYFTKAGIPFVYRGNPLVDAVDGHAYARPLEGRYVALLAGSRQGEISRMMPVCMEVADRLAALPGWEDVRFVVAGAPARTEADYAPYIGGRTNVDLVFGRTYDVLRYAEAAVINSGTASLEAVLIGTPQVVCWSGSPVTVWVARHVLHVMDHIKFISLGNLCIDRAAFRELVQEDFTAEAVTAEIRRLVEDGGYRERMLADYADIRQSLGGSGASRAVARAMIEELDELLQRG, from the coding sequence ATGCGTTACTATCTGATAGCCGGAGAGGCTTCCGGCGACCTGCACGGCAGCAACCTCATCCGGGGGCTGCAGGCCGAGGATCCTGCGGCGGAGTTCCGCTGTCGGGGCGGCGACCTGATGCAGGCGGCCGGCGCGACGCTCGCGCACCACTATCGCGAGGGCGCCGTGATGGGCCTGACGGATGTCCTGGCCAAGGGCGGCCGCCTGCTGCGCAGCCTGCGCGACTGCAAGGCGGACATCCTTGCCTGGAAGCCCGACGTGGTGGTCCTGATCGATTATCCCGGATTCAACATGAAGATCGCGAAATGGTGCCACGCACGCGGCATCCGTGTCTTCTATTATATCGCCCCCAAGACCTGGGCCTCCCGCGCGAGCCGCAACCGCAAGCTCAAGGCGTGGGTGGACCGGCTGTTCATCGTATTCCCCTTCGAGATCCCGTATTTCACGAAGGCGGGCATCCCGTTCGTCTACCGGGGCAATCCGCTCGTGGATGCGGTGGACGGCCACGCCTACGCGCGGCCGCTGGAGGGGCGCTACGTCGCCCTGCTGGCCGGCTCTCGCCAGGGCGAGATCAGCCGGATGATGCCGGTCTGCATGGAGGTCGCCGACCGCCTGGCCGCCCTGCCCGGCTGGGAGGACGTGCGCTTCGTCGTGGCGGGCGCGCCCGCCCGCACCGAAGCGGACTATGCGCCCTACATCGGCGGCCGGACGAACGTGGACCTGGTCTTCGGCAGGACCTACGACGTGCTGCGCTATGCCGAAGCGGCCGTGATCAATTCCGGCACGGCCTCGCTGGAAGCCGTGCTCATCGGCACGCCGCAGGTGGTCTGCTGGAGCGGCTCGCCCGTCACGGTCTGGGTCGCCCGCCACGTCCTGCACGTGATGGACCACATCAAGTTCATCTCCCTGGGCAACCTCTGCATCGACCGCGCGGCTTTCCGCGAACTGGTCCAGGAAGACTTCACCGCGGAAGCGGTCACGGCCGAAATCCGGCGCCTGGTGGAGGACGGCGGATACCGGGAACGGATGCTGGCGGACTACGCCGACATCCGGCAGTCGCTGGGCGGCAGCGGTGCCTCGCGCGCCGTGGCCCGCGCGATGATCGAAGAACTGGATGAATTATTGCAAAGGGGTTGA
- a CDS encoding 3'-5' exonuclease, with amino-acid sequence MYKISILPEDIEKMPLGSFPGKITVIDKNGIDFVRAIAYLGTQKIIGFDTETRPVFSPGQRHNHVALLQLSGAEKAYLFRVGSMGMRKLLCAVLSNPRILKVGAAVHDDVRGLQYYRKFEERGFVDLQKIAYEWGIRDKSVKKLAANILGVRISKSQQLSNWEADELSAAQQMYAATDAWVCREMYLKLLKSEKHPLTPEELNPPQPQPAQAPKEAQQAAPQAEGEEAKPKKRRRRHRRKAKKPAEAAAQQDNG; translated from the coding sequence ATGTACAAAATTAGCATACTGCCCGAAGATATAGAGAAAATGCCGCTGGGATCCTTTCCCGGCAAGATCACGGTCATAGACAAGAACGGAATCGATTTCGTGCGGGCGATCGCCTATCTGGGCACGCAGAAGATCATCGGTTTCGACACGGAGACGCGTCCGGTCTTTTCGCCGGGCCAGCGCCACAACCACGTGGCCCTGCTGCAGTTGTCGGGCGCCGAGAAGGCGTACCTGTTCCGCGTCGGTTCGATGGGAATGCGCAAGTTGCTTTGTGCCGTCCTGTCCAATCCCCGCATCCTCAAGGTGGGTGCCGCCGTGCACGACGACGTGCGCGGGCTGCAGTACTACCGCAAGTTCGAGGAGCGCGGTTTCGTGGACCTGCAGAAGATCGCCTACGAGTGGGGGATCCGTGACAAGAGCGTGAAGAAACTGGCCGCCAACATCCTTGGCGTGCGGATTTCGAAGTCGCAGCAGCTGTCCAACTGGGAGGCGGACGAGCTGTCCGCTGCGCAGCAGATGTATGCGGCGACGGACGCCTGGGTGTGCCGGGAGATGTATCTGAAGCTCCTCAAGTCGGAGAAGCATCCGCTCACGCCGGAGGAGCTGAATCCGCCGCAGCCGCAGCCTGCGCAGGCTCCGAAGGAGGCGCAGCAGGCGGCCCCGCAGGCGGAAGGAGAGGAGGCGAAACCGAAGAAACGCCGCCGCCGGCATCGCCGCAAGGCCAAGAAGCCCGCGGAGGCAGCAGCACAGCAGGACAATGGTTAA
- a CDS encoding 4-hydroxy-3-methylbut-2-en-1-yl diphosphate synthase, with protein sequence MARIETLPVRVGDSLIIGAGHPVVVQTMCNTHTSDVEATVAQTLELVAAGAQLVRITVPGRQDVPHIAEIKRRLREAGCRVPLVADIHFSSETAIAVAPVVEKVRINPGNFHPDHDKAREQFARFLAVCKEHGTAVRVGLNHGSLGRYITDRYGNTPHAMAMAAMEWLEMCIAADFLNVVVSLKASNTVVMVEAYRELAQRMQERGVVFPMHLGVTEAGGGDSGRIKSCVGIASLLQEGIGDTIRVSLTEPPVNELPVAQYLAEGRKGDVMLDAAIQWGPKLLKREIDGIPASAGLSEYLKDEIMQAARRRFYKPEYIACPGCGRTMYDLQTTFEEVQRRTAHLKGLVIAVMGCIVNGPGEMADADWGYVGEGGGKVTIYRKSEPVLRHIPDSEAIDRLLELIEADAK encoded by the coding sequence ATGGCTCGCATTGAGACACTTCCAGTCCGGGTCGGTGATTCGCTCATCATCGGCGCCGGGCATCCCGTCGTCGTCCAGACGATGTGCAACACGCATACTTCCGACGTAGAGGCCACCGTGGCCCAAACCCTGGAGCTCGTCGCCGCCGGCGCACAGCTGGTGCGCATTACGGTGCCGGGCCGCCAGGACGTCCCGCACATCGCGGAGATCAAGCGGCGCCTGCGCGAAGCGGGCTGCCGCGTGCCGCTGGTCGCGGACATCCATTTCTCGTCGGAGACGGCCATCGCCGTGGCCCCGGTCGTGGAGAAGGTCCGCATCAACCCGGGCAACTTCCATCCTGACCACGACAAGGCGCGCGAGCAGTTCGCCCGCTTCCTGGCCGTCTGCAAAGAGCACGGCACCGCCGTGCGCGTGGGGCTCAACCACGGCTCGCTGGGCCGCTACATCACCGACCGCTACGGCAACACGCCGCACGCGATGGCGATGGCGGCGATGGAATGGCTGGAGATGTGCATCGCGGCCGACTTCCTCAACGTCGTGGTCTCGCTGAAGGCGAGCAACACGGTCGTGATGGTGGAGGCCTACCGCGAGCTCGCGCAGCGGATGCAGGAGCGCGGCGTCGTCTTCCCGATGCACCTCGGCGTGACCGAGGCCGGCGGCGGCGACAGCGGCCGCATCAAGTCCTGCGTGGGCATCGCCTCGCTCCTCCAGGAGGGCATCGGCGACACCATCCGCGTCTCCCTGACCGAGCCGCCCGTCAACGAACTGCCCGTCGCGCAGTATCTGGCGGAGGGCCGCAAGGGCGACGTGATGCTGGACGCCGCCATCCAGTGGGGCCCGAAGCTGCTGAAGCGCGAAATCGACGGGATCCCCGCCTCCGCGGGCCTCTCGGAATATCTGAAAGACGAGATCATGCAGGCGGCCCGGCGCCGCTTCTACAAGCCGGAATACATCGCCTGCCCGGGCTGCGGCCGCACGATGTATGACCTGCAGACCACCTTCGAGGAAGTCCAGCGGCGCACCGCCCACCTCAAGGGGCTGGTCATCGCCGTGATGGGATGCATCGTCAACGGCCCCGGCGAGATGGCCGACGCCGACTGGGGCTATGTGGGTGAAGGTGGCGGCAAGGTGACGATCTACCGCAAGAGCGAACCCGTCCTTCGGCACATCCCCGACAGCGAGGCCATCGACAGGCTGCTGGAGCTCATCGAGGCAGACGCCAAATAG
- a CDS encoding 23S rRNA (cytosine1962-C5)-methyltransferase yields the protein MVKVILKHGRDESLRRFHPWVFSGAVAQVQGSPAEGDIVGVYSAEGQFLASGHWQVGSIAVRILSFDADPTAPEFWTDSIARALQARIAVGLYSDNSAFSGTNCFRLIHGEGDGLPGLIIDWYDGVCVMQAHSVGMFRAKMQICEALKAVFGERLKAVYDKSSGTAPFKAGLELVDGYLYKAPGFASSETVVLENGRKFLVNWEEGQKTGFFLDQRDNRALVGKYAAGRRVLNLFCYTGGFSIYALTAGAALVDSVDSSARAMDMVERNIRLNADEAAYTNYCEDAIEFLRKIPEGKYDLMIVDPPAFAKHRGALKNALRAYQRLNAAAIAKVAPGGLVFTFSCSQVVDKITFANTVFSAAAQTGRSVRILDRLCQGADHPVSIYHPEGEYLKGLLLYVE from the coding sequence ATGGTTAAAGTCATTCTGAAACACGGGCGCGACGAGTCGTTGCGCCGTTTCCATCCGTGGGTGTTCAGCGGCGCTGTCGCCCAGGTGCAGGGTTCGCCCGCCGAGGGCGACATCGTCGGCGTCTACAGCGCCGAGGGGCAGTTCCTGGCCTCCGGCCACTGGCAGGTCGGCTCCATCGCCGTCCGCATCCTTTCTTTCGACGCCGATCCCACCGCCCCCGAATTCTGGACCGATTCCATTGCCCGCGCCCTGCAGGCTCGCATCGCGGTAGGACTTTATTCGGACAATTCAGCGTTCTCCGGGACGAATTGCTTCCGCCTGATCCACGGAGAGGGTGACGGGCTGCCGGGACTGATCATCGACTGGTATGACGGGGTGTGCGTGATGCAGGCCCACTCGGTCGGCATGTTCCGCGCCAAGATGCAGATCTGCGAGGCGCTGAAGGCCGTGTTCGGCGAGCGCCTGAAGGCTGTCTACGACAAGAGTTCCGGGACGGCGCCGTTCAAGGCCGGGCTGGAGCTGGTCGACGGCTACCTCTATAAGGCGCCGGGCTTCGCGTCCAGCGAGACGGTGGTGCTGGAGAACGGCCGCAAGTTCCTCGTCAACTGGGAGGAAGGCCAGAAGACCGGCTTCTTCCTGGACCAGCGGGACAACCGCGCCCTGGTCGGTAAATATGCCGCCGGGCGCCGTGTACTCAATCTTTTCTGCTACACGGGCGGCTTCAGCATCTATGCGCTGACCGCCGGCGCTGCGCTCGTCGACTCCGTCGACTCTTCCGCGCGCGCCATGGACATGGTCGAGAGGAATATTCGGCTAAACGCCGATGAAGCGGCATATACCAACTACTGCGAGGATGCCATCGAATTCTTGAGAAAGATCCCGGAGGGGAAATACGACCTGATGATCGTGGACCCGCCGGCATTCGCCAAGCACCGCGGCGCGCTCAAGAACGCGCTCCGCGCCTACCAGCGGCTCAACGCCGCCGCCATCGCCAAGGTGGCGCCGGGCGGCCTCGTGTTCACGTTCAGCTGCTCGCAGGTCGTCGACAAGATCACCTTCGCCAACACGGTCTTCTCCGCCGCCGCCCAGACGGGCCGCAGCGTGCGGATCCTGGACCGGCTCTGCCAGGGCGCCGACCATCCGGTCAGCATCTATCATCCGGAAGGGGAGTACCTCAAGGGCCTCCTGCTCTACGTAGAATAG
- a CDS encoding glyceraldehyde-3-phosphate dehydrogenase (NAD+) translates to MVKLGINGFGRIGRMVFRAAVENFSNDIEVVGINDLLDPDYLAYMLKYDSVHGAFKGDVKAEDGALIVNGKKIRVTAEMDPANLKWNEVGAEVVVESTGFFLTDESARKHIQAGAKKVIMSAPSKDSTPMFVYGVNHKTYAGQDIISNASCTTNCLAPMTKVLNDKFGVVRGLMTTVHAATATQKTVDGPSKKDWRGGRGILENIIPSSTGAAKAVGKVLPELNGKLTGMSLRVPTSDVSFVDLTVELAKEASYDEICAAMKAASEGELKGVLGYTDEAVVSTDFRNDSRTSIFDVKAGIQLDKTFVKVCAWYDNEWGYSNKVLEMAKVIAA, encoded by the coding sequence ATGGTTAAACTTGGTATTAACGGCTTCGGCCGTATCGGCCGTATGGTCTTCCGCGCCGCGGTTGAGAATTTCTCCAATGATATCGAGGTGGTCGGCATCAACGACCTGCTCGATCCTGACTACCTCGCTTACATGCTCAAGTATGACTCCGTCCACGGAGCTTTCAAGGGCGATGTGAAGGCTGAGGATGGTGCCCTCATCGTGAACGGCAAGAAGATCCGTGTCACCGCCGAGATGGATCCCGCCAACCTGAAGTGGAATGAGGTCGGCGCCGAGGTCGTCGTCGAGTCCACCGGTTTCTTCCTCACCGACGAGTCCGCCCGCAAGCACATCCAGGCCGGCGCCAAGAAGGTGATCATGTCCGCTCCTTCCAAGGACAGCACCCCGATGTTCGTCTATGGTGTCAACCACAAGACCTACGCCGGTCAGGACATCATCTCCAACGCTTCCTGCACCACCAACTGCCTTGCTCCTATGACCAAGGTCCTCAATGACAAGTTCGGTGTCGTCCGCGGCCTCATGACCACGGTCCACGCTGCTACCGCTACCCAGAAGACCGTTGACGGTCCTTCCAAGAAGGATTGGCGCGGTGGCCGCGGCATCCTCGAGAACATCATCCCGTCCTCCACGGGTGCTGCCAAGGCTGTCGGCAAGGTCCTCCCTGAGCTGAACGGCAAGCTGACCGGTATGTCCCTCCGCGTCCCCACCTCCGACGTCTCCTTCGTCGACCTGACCGTCGAACTCGCCAAGGAGGCTTCCTACGACGAGATCTGCGCCGCGATGAAGGCCGCTTCCGAGGGTGAGCTCAAGGGTGTCCTTGGCTACACCGACGAGGCCGTCGTCTCCACCGACTTCCGCAACGATTCCCGCACTTCCATCTTCGATGTGAAGGCCGGTATCCAGCTCGACAAGACCTTCGTGAAGGTCTGCGCCTGGTACGACAACGAGTGGGGCTACTCCAACAAGGTGCTCGAGATGGCCAAGGTCATCGCCGCCTAA
- a CDS encoding CDP-diacylglycerol---serine O-phosphatidyltransferase yields MTLKKYIPDMLTAMNIVCGLVGVVFVLHHRLDLAFYCMLAAAVFDFLDGFAARLLKAYSDLGKELDSLCDLLSFGFLPALMLCELMRTYRFDTSWICWLPLVLTVFSALRLAKFNVDDRQTAGFLGLPTPAAALLCGALCCYCCFTPLEFLSIWVSGPVFVPLLALCLSLLLVCEVPMFSFKMHRDDGRTLWTKRLTLVAFFIAAALLCLIAGHHWSLTVVLGLLFYIVNNLVYALFKI; encoded by the coding sequence ATGACGCTGAAGAAATACATCCCCGACATGCTGACCGCGATGAACATCGTCTGCGGCCTGGTCGGGGTTGTCTTCGTCCTGCACCACCGGCTGGACCTCGCCTTCTATTGCATGCTGGCCGCGGCCGTCTTCGATTTCCTCGACGGCTTCGCGGCGCGCCTGCTGAAGGCCTATTCCGACCTCGGCAAGGAGCTGGATTCGCTCTGCGACCTGCTCAGCTTCGGCTTCCTGCCGGCGCTGATGCTCTGTGAGCTGATGCGGACCTACCGCTTCGACACGAGCTGGATCTGCTGGCTTCCGCTGGTACTGACCGTCTTCAGCGCGCTGCGCCTGGCGAAGTTCAACGTGGACGATCGCCAGACTGCGGGCTTCCTGGGCCTGCCCACGCCGGCGGCCGCCCTGCTCTGCGGCGCCCTGTGCTGCTATTGCTGCTTCACGCCGCTCGAGTTCCTGTCCATCTGGGTGTCCGGGCCGGTCTTTGTCCCGCTGCTGGCCCTCTGCCTCAGCCTCCTGCTGGTATGCGAGGTCCCGATGTTCTCGTTCAAGATGCATCGTGACGACGGCCGCACGCTCTGGACGAAGCGCCTGACGCTGGTGGCCTTTTTCATCGCCGCCGCCCTCCTTTGTCTGATCGCCGGCCACCACTGGTCGCTGACCGTGGTGCTCGGATTGCTCTTCTATATCGTCAACAATCTGGTTTACGCGCTTTTCAAGATATGA
- a CDS encoding Ig-like domain-containing protein codes for MKRFLPLIFLVCACLLPLFAPSCANTTQAPSGGKKDTIPPLIIDIKPLPGAVRVPTVKTTLVFSFNEYFNVKTPGNIFLSPPLQHAPKTRVRGRDLIVTFEDTLAANTTYTLNFTDAIADANEGNMFPGYTYVFSTGEQIDSMMMTGTVRDCNTLAPVKGATVLLYKDLADSAVLRHRPYAAVKTDDWGFFVLPFIQDTVYRIYAIKDANNNNIYEPETETVGFIDSLIRPVLTASDTVPEILKYDMLDTVRCLARRSEHELKLFREKPTKQYIVNKVRTSERSAYLTFMAPGAWIDSLWIRGYRADQVISQFNILQDSLELWINSRRAAPDTMSIYVNYRKTDSLGRLSPAQEIVKLPMTPDKRTYSKPVRRNLKHDDTVCVYKLSATPETVEQNGFELEFRNPIIWAEFDSLQFFSINTRQRQERAEFTVEQDSLNLRRYILRPKDKLLPGFEYTMRVPYRAFRDINGFWSDSTRVKVSLPKDEALSSLDLELSGVDRKLIVDLLGEKRDKALRTFVIDRDGVLHFPYLRTGRYSIRITEDGNRNSIVDTGSLLEHRQPEKVVFLDFMGSEYLSIPASVELSQSVYVANLFQNE; via the coding sequence ATGAAGCGATTCCTTCCCCTGATCTTCCTCGTCTGCGCCTGCCTGCTGCCGCTCTTCGCGCCTTCCTGCGCCAACACGACGCAGGCGCCCTCCGGCGGCAAGAAAGACACCATCCCGCCGTTGATCATCGACATCAAGCCGCTGCCGGGCGCCGTGCGCGTCCCGACCGTCAAGACCACGCTCGTATTCTCCTTCAACGAATACTTCAACGTCAAGACTCCCGGCAACATCTTCCTGTCGCCGCCCCTGCAGCATGCGCCCAAGACGCGCGTCCGCGGGCGCGACCTCATCGTCACCTTCGAGGACACGCTCGCGGCGAACACGACCTACACGCTGAACTTCACGGACGCCATCGCGGACGCCAACGAAGGCAACATGTTCCCGGGCTACACCTACGTCTTCTCCACCGGCGAGCAGATCGACTCGATGATGATGACAGGCACCGTGCGCGACTGCAACACGCTCGCCCCCGTCAAGGGTGCCACCGTGCTGCTCTACAAGGACCTCGCCGACTCGGCCGTCCTCAGGCATCGCCCCTATGCGGCCGTCAAGACAGACGACTGGGGATTCTTCGTGCTCCCCTTCATCCAGGACACCGTGTACCGCATCTACGCGATCAAGGACGCCAACAACAATAACATCTACGAGCCCGAGACGGAGACCGTCGGCTTCATCGACTCGCTCATCCGGCCGGTCCTGACGGCCAGCGACACCGTCCCGGAGATCCTCAAATACGACATGCTGGACACCGTCCGCTGTCTGGCGCGGCGCAGCGAGCACGAGCTCAAGCTCTTCCGCGAGAAGCCGACCAAGCAGTACATCGTCAACAAGGTGCGCACCTCGGAGCGCTCCGCCTACCTGACTTTCATGGCGCCGGGCGCCTGGATCGACTCGCTGTGGATCCGCGGCTACCGCGCCGACCAGGTGATCAGCCAGTTCAACATCCTGCAGGACAGCCTCGAGTTGTGGATCAACAGCCGCCGCGCTGCGCCGGACACGATGAGCATCTACGTCAATTACCGCAAGACCGACAGCCTGGGCCGGCTCTCGCCGGCGCAGGAGATCGTGAAGCTGCCGATGACGCCGGACAAGCGCACCTACTCCAAGCCCGTCCGCCGCAACCTCAAGCACGACGACACGGTCTGTGTCTACAAGCTCTCGGCCACGCCCGAGACCGTGGAGCAGAACGGCTTCGAGCTGGAGTTCCGCAACCCGATCATCTGGGCGGAGTTCGACTCCCTCCAGTTCTTCTCGATCAACACCCGGCAGCGCCAGGAGCGCGCCGAATTCACCGTGGAGCAGGATTCGCTCAACCTGCGGCGCTACATCCTGCGCCCGAAGGACAAGCTCCTGCCCGGATTCGAATACACGATGCGGGTCCCCTACCGGGCCTTCCGCGACATCAACGGGTTCTGGTCCGACAGCACCCGGGTCAAGGTCAGCCTTCCGAAAGACGAGGCGCTGAGCAGCCTGGACCTCGAACTGTCCGGCGTGGACCGCAAGCTGATCGTGGACCTGCTGGGCGAGAAGCGCGACAAGGCGCTCCGCACTTTCGTCATCGACCGGGACGGCGTGCTCCACTTCCCCTATCTGCGGACCGGGCGCTACAGCATCCGGATCACGGAGGACGGCAACCGCAACTCGATCGTCGACACCGGTTCGCTGCTGGAACACCGCCAGCCCGAGAAGGTCGTCTTCCTGGATTTCATGGGCAGCGAATATCTCAGCATCCCGGCCAGCGTCGAGCTCTCGCAGAGCGTATACGTCGCGAACCTTTTCCAAAACGAATGA
- a CDS encoding Aminopeptidase C: MKRILLLVASLACLAVSASAQRSGGVQMPEFTFTTVKAAPVTSVKNQASSGTCWSFSALSFLESEAIRLGKITDESKYPDFSEFFVVSTSYKERAEKYIRLDGKLGFSAGSGAGDVFEVIREHGIVPNAEMTGMNYGTPLPQQAEMDAVLLSYVEAVSRNTRTLSTAWKRGFDAVVDEYLGKAPETFVVDGKTYTPATYRDAMKINPDDYVELTSFTHHPFYTWFALEVCDNWRGSRSFNVPIDELMAALDYALENGFTTCWGADVSHDGFTRDGLGILVDVKATAAGSDQEHWVGKEEGKPAPIVLVESVPTQESRQKEFDNKTMTDDHGMHIFGIAKDQDGKKYYMVKNSWGETGKYKGIWYVTEAFVKAQTLDMTFHKDALPKDIRKKLGLR; this comes from the coding sequence ATGAAGCGAATCCTCCTTTTAGTGGCCTCCCTGGCCTGCCTGGCCGTTTCCGCGTCGGCTCAGCGGTCCGGTGGAGTCCAGATGCCCGAGTTTACTTTCACCACCGTCAAGGCCGCCCCGGTCACCTCCGTCAAGAACCAGGCGAGCAGCGGGACCTGCTGGTCCTTCTCCGCCCTCAGTTTCCTGGAGTCTGAGGCCATCCGGCTGGGCAAGATCACGGATGAGTCCAAGTATCCCGACTTCTCCGAGTTCTTCGTGGTGTCGACATCCTACAAGGAGCGCGCTGAGAAATATATCCGCCTGGACGGCAAGCTCGGCTTCAGCGCCGGCTCCGGCGCGGGCGACGTCTTCGAGGTCATCCGCGAACACGGCATCGTGCCGAACGCCGAGATGACCGGCATGAACTACGGCACGCCGCTCCCGCAGCAGGCTGAGATGGACGCCGTGCTGCTGAGTTATGTCGAGGCTGTGTCCCGCAACACCCGCACCCTCTCCACCGCCTGGAAGCGTGGTTTCGACGCCGTGGTGGACGAGTACCTGGGCAAGGCTCCCGAGACTTTCGTGGTGGACGGCAAGACCTACACCCCGGCCACCTACCGCGATGCGATGAAGATCAACCCGGACGACTATGTCGAGCTGACTTCCTTCACGCACCATCCGTTCTATACCTGGTTCGCCCTCGAGGTCTGCGACAATTGGCGCGGTTCCCGCTCCTTCAACGTCCCGATCGACGAGCTGATGGCTGCCCTGGATTACGCCCTGGAGAACGGCTTCACCACCTGCTGGGGCGCCGACGTGAGCCACGACGGCTTCACCCGTGACGGCCTGGGCATCCTGGTGGACGTCAAGGCCACCGCCGCCGGCTCCGACCAGGAGCACTGGGTCGGCAAGGAGGAGGGCAAGCCCGCTCCGATCGTGCTGGTCGAGAGCGTCCCGACGCAGGAGTCCCGCCAGAAGGAGTTCGACAACAAGACGATGACGGACGACCACGGCATGCACATCTTCGGCATCGCCAAGGACCAGGACGGCAAGAAATATTACATGGTCAAGAACTCCTGGGGCGAGACCGGCAAGTACAAGGGCATCTGGTATGTCACCGAGGCCTTCGTGAAGGCCCAGACCCTGGACATGACCTTCCACAAGGACGCCCTTCCCAAGGACATCCGCAAGAAACTCGGCCTCAGATAA